From the Vibrio alginolyticus NBRC 15630 = ATCC 17749 genome, one window contains:
- a CDS encoding GGDEF domain-containing phosphodiesterase gives MFQKLSLETKYICSTMFVVLFVVVINLALYMHGYDAYSNSLTQQITNNSQEKTESYVKQKGLVYAELLSKQLFDPLYTDNISQAYEQIKATLSQPDVSKIHVVDNEGLIFHDGTTQLRMFAQPHDRSPFILKAIEESRTLVSFSKHQLEIAAPIQQSNITLGAVYLELNLIHLLEEKEQNIEQVQAITSNDKQKMFNLLLTISGISVLFGSIIAYALGRSLTKPLKQLKDQFSESNTQALPVTDIQSKDEVGELISAYNKMSNKVNRYTSRVEFMAYHDILTSLPNREKLLIDIQTQITDHKSPSLAVVFIDLDDFKHINDNYGHNIGDKLLGHLASELQGRLPSYFKPLYRLSTIVSRVGADEFVLAFPCSDNHEAREKANDIHRQLLSPFSLEENDIQITASLGIAVYPEFGSNAESLLQLSSLAAQESKRRGKDIMTIYDSTFDETIKQRLYIERELRRSVRDLSQFELWYQPQFDLKTYRLIGVEALVRWNHPEKGYISPESFIPIAEQSDLILELGEHIIKTAVAQRAMWAEHFGTDFHIALNLSPRQIYRQDLSQLFSKYLRRHDVAPQTIHVEVTESLFIDDTEKAQYVLKKLQSIGVEVWLDDFGTGYSALAYLQHMAFDGLKIDRSFIAQIRKSDQDDSLVRAIVSMAHNLRMKVVAEGVETQTQLTRMESLHCDVVQGFFLGRPVPAEELIAFEYQRGSDAQIVNHFA, from the coding sequence ATGTTTCAAAAGCTCTCACTCGAAACCAAATACATTTGCTCGACAATGTTCGTTGTCTTGTTTGTTGTGGTGATAAATCTTGCGTTATACATGCACGGTTACGATGCGTATTCAAATAGCTTAACTCAACAAATCACGAACAACTCTCAAGAAAAAACAGAATCTTACGTTAAGCAAAAAGGGTTGGTTTATGCAGAGCTATTATCAAAACAGCTTTTTGATCCACTCTATACAGACAATATCAGTCAAGCGTATGAGCAAATTAAGGCAACATTGAGCCAGCCAGATGTCTCGAAAATACATGTTGTTGACAATGAAGGGCTAATCTTTCACGACGGCACTACTCAGCTAAGGATGTTTGCCCAACCTCATGACCGCTCTCCTTTTATTTTGAAAGCAATAGAAGAATCCAGAACTCTCGTTTCCTTTTCCAAGCATCAGTTGGAGATCGCAGCGCCGATTCAGCAATCAAACATTACTCTTGGGGCGGTATATCTTGAGCTTAACTTGATACATCTACTGGAAGAGAAAGAACAGAACATTGAACAAGTCCAAGCGATTACCTCAAACGATAAACAGAAGATGTTTAACTTGCTGCTAACGATCAGTGGGATATCCGTTCTATTCGGTAGCATCATCGCTTATGCTTTGGGGCGGTCGTTAACTAAGCCACTCAAGCAACTAAAAGATCAATTTTCAGAGTCAAATACCCAAGCGCTGCCAGTCACCGACATACAAAGCAAAGATGAAGTGGGAGAACTTATTTCGGCGTACAACAAAATGTCAAACAAAGTGAACCGATACACCAGCCGAGTTGAGTTCATGGCGTACCACGATATTCTGACTTCCCTGCCAAACCGAGAAAAGTTACTCATTGATATTCAAACGCAAATAACTGACCACAAATCCCCCTCACTCGCGGTTGTGTTTATTGACTTGGATGACTTTAAGCACATTAACGATAACTATGGACATAACATTGGGGATAAATTGCTAGGCCATCTTGCCTCAGAGCTTCAAGGCCGTTTGCCGAGTTATTTTAAGCCGCTTTACCGCCTTTCTACCATCGTAAGTCGAGTAGGTGCGGATGAATTTGTACTGGCCTTTCCGTGCTCGGACAATCATGAAGCTAGAGAAAAAGCGAACGATATTCATCGCCAACTACTCTCTCCCTTTAGTTTGGAAGAGAACGATATTCAAATTACGGCAAGCCTCGGAATTGCTGTGTATCCAGAATTTGGTTCAAACGCTGAGTCTCTTTTACAGCTTTCCTCTCTTGCGGCGCAGGAATCTAAAAGACGCGGTAAAGACATTATGACGATATACGATTCCACGTTTGATGAAACGATTAAACAACGTTTATACATAGAACGAGAACTGCGTCGTTCAGTACGTGACTTGTCTCAATTCGAGCTGTGGTATCAACCACAATTTGATCTAAAAACCTATCGCCTAATTGGGGTCGAAGCATTGGTTAGGTGGAATCATCCCGAGAAAGGTTATATCAGTCCAGAATCGTTTATCCCGATCGCAGAACAAAGTGATTTAATATTGGAGCTTGGAGAACATATCATTAAGACGGCAGTTGCTCAGCGGGCAATGTGGGCAGAACATTTCGGTACTGATTTTCACATTGCACTAAACTTGTCCCCAAGACAAATCTATCGCCAAGATTTAAGTCAATTATTTTCTAAGTATTTACGACGACATGATGTCGCCCCTCAAACCATTCATGTTGAAGTGACAGAGTCACTTTTTATTGATGATACAGAGAAAGCTCAATATGTGCTTAAAAAACTACAAAGTATCGGAGTGGAAGTTTGGCTAGATGACTTTGGTACGGGGTATTCAGCCCTTGCCTACCTACAACATATGGCTTTTGACGGGCTCAAGATTGATCGTTCATTTATCGCTCAAATCCGAAAAAGCGATCAAGACGATTCATTAGTTCGCGCGATTGTATCCATGGCTCACAACCTAAGAATGAAAGTAGTAGCCGAAGGCGTAGAAACTCAAACTCAACTCACACGAATGGAGTCTCTCCACTGTGACGTCGTACAAGGTTTTTTCTTAGGTAGACCTGTACCTGCCGAGGAATTGATTGCATTTGAATACCAACGAGGGAGTGACGCTCAAATCGTCAATCACTTTGCTTAG
- a CDS encoding phosphate/phosphite/phosphonate ABC transporter substrate-binding protein, with translation MKPACTLLLLTLLSSPFVVSAQENIEKTFTFGIVSNKAQSKIKKATPLTQYVTENMSEYGYAKGAVKVFKNYRQLAVALENGTVQIATATPFNAMTLEKESNSQVLAIRWKKGLQKYHTVFFTNKESGIESLSDLRGKTLVFEKRTSTSSYYLPAITLLNHGEKLQYLPSPDDKPAKDSIGYLFLDEQLAQSNEINLSVWVYKQRVAAGAFSNFNWNNPKDLPENMKDKLAIFSRSVEIPRDLILASPSMSLEQQRKITSILLDMDTTHEGSLALKKFQNTKKFSALTPEMRASLSTVRKSVHLLPKVD, from the coding sequence ATGAAACCTGCCTGCACTCTGTTATTACTCACTTTGCTGAGTTCACCTTTTGTTGTCAGTGCACAAGAAAATATTGAGAAAACATTCACGTTTGGCATTGTGTCCAATAAAGCCCAAAGCAAAATCAAAAAAGCGACGCCCCTTACTCAGTATGTAACTGAAAATATGTCTGAATATGGTTACGCAAAAGGGGCAGTAAAGGTATTTAAAAATTATCGTCAGCTCGCGGTTGCGCTTGAAAATGGCACCGTTCAAATTGCAACGGCGACCCCCTTTAATGCGATGACCTTAGAAAAGGAGTCTAATAGCCAAGTTCTTGCTATACGATGGAAAAAAGGCCTGCAAAAATATCATACGGTGTTCTTTACTAATAAAGAGAGTGGCATTGAGTCACTTTCTGACCTGCGCGGAAAAACGCTTGTTTTCGAAAAGCGCACGTCTACCAGCAGCTATTACCTACCTGCGATTACATTGCTGAACCACGGAGAAAAACTGCAATACCTTCCCTCTCCTGATGACAAACCGGCCAAAGACAGCATTGGTTATTTATTCCTTGATGAGCAACTCGCTCAGTCAAATGAAATCAACCTATCTGTATGGGTATATAAACAGAGAGTTGCAGCAGGAGCATTCAGTAACTTCAACTGGAACAATCCCAAAGATTTGCCAGAGAACATGAAAGACAAACTAGCGATTTTTTCTCGTTCTGTTGAAATACCCAGGGATTTGATTCTCGCTTCTCCAAGCATGAGCCTAGAGCAACAGCGTAAAATCACGTCCATACTGCTTGATATGGATACAACTCACGAAGGCTCTCTCGCACTTAAAAAGTTTCAGAACACCAAAAAATTCAGCGCGCTTACTCCAGAAATGCGAGCCTCCTTAAGTACAGTGCGCAAGTCAGTTCACTTATTACCGAAGGTGGATTGA
- the pilW gene encoding type IV pilus biogenesis/stability protein PilW translates to MKTAKLGALILLSQFALVGCVTVKEDGSPVVKADPVAMAESRIALGLGYLDGGNMIRAHDNLQQALNHAPQYYRAQLSMAHYYETVGEDIKAEQMYKRSLRQHTKNGNVLNNYGTFLCKRGDFEKADQMFNRAIEQPYYYLIPASYENAAFCALKSQDKDKARYYFTRAIDHDPHRPKSILQLAKIEIDSGDYTEARIRLMRFNQMYGVKKPSLQLMIQLERAAGNEALEKKYQKQLEKFS, encoded by the coding sequence ATGAAAACAGCAAAGCTCGGTGCACTAATATTATTGTCTCAGTTTGCACTCGTGGGTTGCGTGACGGTGAAAGAAGATGGAAGCCCTGTCGTTAAAGCCGATCCTGTGGCAATGGCAGAATCACGTATCGCACTTGGCTTAGGTTATTTAGACGGCGGTAACATGATTCGCGCGCATGATAACTTACAACAAGCCTTAAACCACGCACCTCAATACTATCGCGCGCAATTATCTATGGCTCACTACTACGAAACGGTTGGTGAAGATATTAAAGCCGAACAGATGTATAAACGCTCTCTACGCCAACACACTAAAAACGGAAATGTGCTCAATAACTACGGTACTTTTCTTTGCAAGCGAGGTGACTTCGAAAAAGCCGATCAGATGTTTAATCGAGCCATTGAGCAGCCTTATTACTACCTTATTCCAGCAAGCTATGAGAATGCAGCTTTTTGTGCGCTAAAATCACAAGATAAAGACAAAGCGAGATACTACTTTACTAGAGCTATCGATCATGACCCTCATAGACCAAAATCGATTTTGCAACTCGCTAAAATAGAAATTGATAGCGGTGATTATACTGAAGCTAGAATTCGATTAATGAGATTCAATCAAATGTATGGCGTGAAGAAGCCCTCTTTGCAACTCATGATTCAACTTGAACGTGCGGCAGGCAATGAAGCTCTCGAGAAAAAGTATCAAAAACAATTGGAAAAATTTTCTTAG